One Psychrosphaera aestuarii DNA window includes the following coding sequences:
- a CDS encoding DsbA family oxidoreductase has product MIKVEFWLNAFDPYSYIAKLHFDQALAMSPRLKHEVNWIWFADEGTAMSQSISDNVENSGSEFSIFKKLANQFKQSEVWAQLLLEDFSQQATALNRNLHVKDIQPAEPIDYAKIIKMVGSTAQQGKLVNWLFHSYWEKGQSITVESINEEFSLPDYASSDVIQNVQYDQDLTRELGITEAPFMIINEEIGLAGIQPIEHLVEILSMAQSN; this is encoded by the coding sequence ATGATTAAAGTTGAATTCTGGCTAAATGCGTTTGATCCTTATTCTTACATAGCAAAACTGCACTTTGACCAAGCATTAGCGATGAGTCCTAGACTCAAACATGAAGTGAACTGGATCTGGTTTGCTGACGAAGGCACAGCTATGAGTCAGTCGATTAGCGATAATGTTGAAAATAGCGGCTCAGAGTTTTCTATTTTCAAAAAGCTTGCAAACCAGTTTAAGCAGTCGGAAGTGTGGGCTCAGTTATTACTTGAAGATTTTTCTCAACAGGCAACGGCATTAAACCGGAATCTCCATGTAAAGGATATCCAACCGGCTGAACCAATAGATTATGCCAAGATTATTAAAATGGTAGGCAGCACGGCTCAGCAAGGAAAATTAGTTAACTGGTTGTTTCATAGTTATTGGGAAAAAGGCCAAAGTATAACAGTAGAGAGTATTAACGAGGAGTTTAGCTTGCCCGACTACGCCAGCAGTGATGTTATTCAAAACGTACAATATGACCAAGACCTAACTCGCGAGCTTGGTATTACTGAAGCCCCGTTCATGATCATAAACGAGGAGATTGGTTTAGCAGGCATTCAGCCAATTGAACATTTAGTTGAAATACTTTCTATGGCACAATCAAACTAA
- a CDS encoding DUF2919 family protein: protein MYYNDFDLDGRVKVPVGFYLVLLYLLRGYFIWLMSLTHRQDPTLILSLVYNDSRTFLSALVMGITALIVYALFLSKGRIINRLELILWRYANIAILLTLLVDLGFQTYSFIGNGLIAHWSAPAIFILGVYLTWYWLSSKKIKRFFSNWLL from the coding sequence TTGTATTACAACGATTTTGATTTGGATGGCAGGGTAAAGGTACCCGTTGGTTTTTATTTAGTTTTGCTTTATCTTCTGCGCGGTTATTTTATTTGGTTAATGTCATTGACTCACCGCCAAGATCCAACCTTAATTTTATCGCTTGTTTACAACGATAGTCGAACGTTCCTTTCCGCGCTTGTTATGGGCATTACGGCATTGATTGTTTATGCTTTATTTCTGAGTAAAGGTCGTATTATTAATCGTCTTGAATTAATACTTTGGCGTTATGCAAACATCGCAATTTTACTTACGTTGCTAGTCGATTTGGGATTCCAGACCTATAGCTTTATTGGTAACGGACTCATAGCACATTGGTCGGCCCCGGCCATTTTTATTCTGGGTGTCTATTTAACATGGTACTGGCTGTCTTCTAAAAAAATTAAGCGTTTTTTTAGCAATTGGCTTTTATAG
- a CDS encoding response regulator, with translation MDELKDQYLSALVVEQQSLAQSHIKYSLQHLGFDRIDFVDRAHLAIEALQKRQYQLILCAYELNKGSDGYQLFERFTKQGLMHISTTFIFMSSENDMSLSQSIIELEPDDFLLKPFTSKQLESRIQRALIKKLTFKPVFECLEKQNISGALEHIDQFISANTHPNWTPFLIRLKGNILKQEKDWQKAEAFYQSVLKIRYFSWAQLGLVECYMHLNRLPEAKHLLDELVDNPSTKLQALDLLAFLCEKDKDWENALSYIKDASLLSPRNIERQKYLIDLARITQDFESQYLASNNIIRHLRYSMYEAPGLYLNAIRANIDYGLTTFNETEVSRLAQQSQHILDNLKRKFPKTPLNEQIDIATARIHFLKNESEKAKHLIKMKIDDNREFVVDDLEDALDFAKALHELGFYRDSEKVFSEIVKESASLTNPLFSLFINAEKQLREDVKSSPKELNNNAVGFYTRGKLNEALKAFKTAFRVMPKSPAIALNLLQTIAESQFLDLSSSDVQTLIEQCKNTINSANLNDEQTLRYNKIKASLTEERV, from the coding sequence ATGGACGAATTAAAAGATCAATATTTATCTGCCCTCGTTGTTGAGCAGCAGTCTTTAGCTCAAAGCCATATTAAATACTCATTACAACATTTAGGTTTTGATCGTATTGATTTTGTCGATCGTGCTCACCTTGCGATAGAGGCATTGCAAAAACGCCAATATCAATTGATTTTGTGCGCTTATGAATTAAATAAAGGAAGCGACGGCTACCAACTTTTTGAACGTTTTACCAAACAAGGTTTGATGCATATAAGTACTACGTTTATTTTCATGAGTTCAGAAAACGATATGTCGCTTAGTCAAAGTATTATAGAACTCGAACCCGATGACTTTTTATTAAAGCCTTTTACCTCAAAACAACTCGAGTCTCGCATTCAACGAGCATTAATAAAAAAGTTAACCTTTAAGCCCGTTTTTGAATGTCTTGAAAAACAAAACATATCAGGTGCGTTAGAGCATATAGACCAGTTCATCAGCGCAAATACACACCCTAATTGGACGCCTTTTTTAATTCGGTTAAAAGGAAATATTTTAAAGCAAGAAAAAGACTGGCAAAAGGCCGAAGCTTTTTATCAATCGGTATTAAAGATTAGGTATTTTTCTTGGGCGCAACTCGGTTTAGTTGAATGTTATATGCATCTAAATCGACTTCCGGAAGCAAAACATCTACTTGATGAGTTAGTTGATAATCCGTCAACCAAACTACAGGCGTTGGACCTACTCGCTTTTTTATGTGAAAAAGACAAAGACTGGGAGAACGCATTAAGTTATATAAAAGACGCAAGCTTGTTATCCCCTAGAAATATCGAACGGCAAAAGTATCTAATCGATTTAGCTCGAATTACGCAAGACTTTGAATCTCAGTATTTAGCCAGTAATAACATTATTCGCCACTTACGATATTCTATGTATGAAGCTCCCGGGCTATACCTCAATGCAATTCGGGCAAATATCGACTACGGCCTAACCACGTTTAACGAAACTGAAGTCTCAAGGTTAGCCCAGCAAAGCCAACATATACTTGATAATTTAAAGCGAAAATTTCCAAAAACACCTTTAAATGAACAAATAGACATAGCAACAGCTCGTATCCACTTTTTAAAGAATGAATCGGAAAAGGCGAAGCATTTAATTAAAATGAAAATTGATGATAATCGCGAGTTTGTAGTAGATGATCTGGAAGATGCGCTCGATTTTGCAAAAGCCTTACATGAACTAGGCTTTTATAGGGACTCAGAAAAGGTTTTTAGTGAAATAGTAAAAGAGTCTGCATCGTTAACTAATCCGCTTTTTTCTCTATTCATCAATGCCGAAAAACAACTGCGGGAAGATGTTAAATCATCACCAAAAGAATTAAATAACAATGCCGTCGGCTTTTATACTCGAGGTAAGTTAAATGAAGCGTTAAAGGCGTTCAAAACGGCTTTTAGGGTGATGCCTAAAAGTCCAGCCATAGCCTTAAACCTACTGCAAACTATTGCTGAAAGCCAATTTTTAGACTTGTCTTCAAGTGATGTTCAGACATTAATCGAGCAATGTAAAAACACGATTAATTCGGCAAACCTCAATGATGAGCAAACGCTTCGTTATAATAAAATTAAGGCTTCATTAACCGAAGAAAGAGTTTAG
- a CDS encoding MFS transporter, giving the protein MFLGLSAKLWVALCVTLLACMGLSLPYPVLTPLFIDAPITALNSYAGLSGETLLTILFAIYPLGIFIGSSFIGALSDRFGRRRVLSQTLIICFFGYLVSAYALFIEDYFLLVLSRFLTGITEGNIAIARAIALDIGEEAAKEKNGDHNDLARLSEEKTRAVSLINSAVFVGWLLGPLIGGVLAQYGAHSAMFAAATASMLCVVLVKAVLEESNHDIPEFKMSILQSAYKENSLRLIKEPWMRKLFFTYFFYALAMNLFYEFYPVWLVDTQGYDSLGIGLATTNMTIFMTLTSLFVVTIVQRKFGLLKPMRRAMFGLALMLFIVPFTGGVSTLIVFSITGILVATFNGLLPVYISENQSGRKNGAAMGLLTTTFCIANVFAAVCGGVLLQLNSQWPLFLSSMFYIVSLTLLYRYFVASTD; this is encoded by the coding sequence ATGTTTTTGGGTTTGTCAGCAAAGTTATGGGTTGCATTATGTGTTACCTTGTTAGCTTGTATGGGTTTGTCATTACCTTACCCTGTATTAACACCGCTGTTTATCGATGCTCCTATCACTGCGTTAAATTCTTACGCTGGGCTGTCGGGTGAAACTCTTCTAACAATTCTATTCGCAATTTATCCTCTAGGCATTTTTATTGGTAGTAGCTTTATTGGAGCACTATCAGATCGCTTTGGTCGACGACGAGTTCTTAGTCAAACTCTTATCATTTGCTTTTTCGGGTATTTAGTCTCCGCGTACGCGTTATTCATTGAAGATTATTTTTTATTAGTATTGAGCCGATTTTTAACCGGCATTACTGAGGGAAATATAGCGATTGCTCGAGCGATAGCTCTAGATATTGGCGAAGAGGCCGCGAAAGAGAAAAATGGAGATCATAATGATCTCGCGAGGCTTTCTGAAGAGAAAACTAGAGCCGTATCTTTAATAAACAGTGCGGTATTTGTAGGTTGGTTACTTGGGCCATTAATTGGTGGCGTATTGGCGCAATATGGCGCTCATTCAGCCATGTTTGCTGCTGCAACCGCATCAATGTTATGCGTTGTGTTAGTGAAGGCGGTACTAGAAGAAAGTAATCACGATATACCAGAGTTTAAGATGTCGATTCTTCAGTCGGCGTACAAAGAAAATTCCCTTCGATTAATAAAAGAACCGTGGATGAGAAAGCTATTTTTCACTTATTTCTTTTATGCATTAGCAATGAATTTGTTTTATGAATTCTACCCAGTATGGTTAGTCGATACGCAAGGTTATGACTCGTTAGGGATTGGTCTTGCCACTACTAATATGACTATATTTATGACACTAACATCACTTTTTGTTGTAACCATAGTACAGAGAAAATTTGGCCTCTTAAAACCAATGCGCCGGGCGATGTTTGGTTTAGCTTTGATGTTATTTATTGTGCCATTTACTGGCGGCGTGAGTACATTGATTGTGTTTTCAATAACAGGAATTTTAGTTGCAACATTTAACGGTTTATTACCTGTTTATATAAGTGAAAACCAATCGGGTAGAAAAAACGGTGCGGCGATGGGGTTATTAACGACGACATTTTGTATAGCTAATGTATTTGCAGCAGTTTGTGGCGGCGTGTTACTTCAGCTAAATTCGCAATGGCCTCTATTTTTATCATCAATGTTTTATATTGTGTCGCTTACCCTGTTGTATCGATATTTTGTAGCCTCGACGGATTAA